A genomic segment from Castor canadensis chromosome 1, mCasCan1.hap1v2, whole genome shotgun sequence encodes:
- the Arl14ep gene encoding ARL14 effector protein gives MMDPCSVGVQLRTTNECHKTYYTRHTGFKTLQELSSNDMLLLQLRTGMTLSGNNTICFHHVKIYIDRFEDLQKSCCDPFNIHKKLAKKNLHVIDLDDATFLSAKFGRQLVPGWKLCPKCTQIINGSVDVDSEDRQRRKPESDGRTAKALRSLQFTNPGKQTEFAPETGKREKRRLTKNAAAGSDRQVIPAKSKVYDSQGLLIFSGMDLCDCLDEDCLGCFYACPACGSTKCGAECRCDRKWLYEQIEIEGGEIIHNKHAG, from the exons ATGATGGATCCATGTTCAGTTGGAGTTCAGCTTCGCACCACAAATGAGTGCCATAAAACTTACTATACTCGTCACACAGGTTTCAAGACATTGCAAGAATTGTCATCAAATGATATGCTTTTACTTCAATTAAGAACTGGAATGACACTGTCTGGGAACAATACAATCTGCTTTCATCATGTAAAAATTTACATTGACAGATTTGAAGATTTGCAAAAGTCATGCTGTGACCCATTTAACATACATAAAAAGCTGGCCAAAAAAAATTTGCATGTAATTGATTTGGATGATGCCACTTTTTTGAGTGCAAAATTTGGAAGACAGCTCGTACCTGGTTGGAAACTTTGTCCAAAATGTACCCAGATAATCAATGGAAGTGTGGATGTTGATTCTGAAGACCGTCAGAGAAGAAAACCTGAATCAGAT GGAAGAACTGCTAAAGCTTTGAGATCTTTACAGTTTACAAACCCAGGAAAGCAAACTGAATTTGCTCCAGAAActggtaaaagagaaaaaagaaggctCACAAAGAATGCAGCTGCTGGTTCCGACAG ACAAGTAATACCAGCAAAGAGTAAGGTCTATGATAGCCAAGGTCTCCTGATTTTCAGTGGAATGGACCTCTGTGACTGTCTTGATGAAGATTGCTTAGGATGCTTCTATGCTTGTCCTGCCTGTGGTTCTACCAAATGTGGAGCTGAGTGCCGCTGTGACCGCAAGTGGCTGTATGAGCAAATAGAAATTGAAGGAGGAGAAATAATTCATAATAAGCATGCTGGATAA